The proteins below come from a single Chrysoperla carnea chromosome 1, inChrCarn1.1, whole genome shotgun sequence genomic window:
- the LOC123304950 gene encoding alpha-2-macroglobulin receptor-associated protein isoform X2, whose protein sequence is MELKKKKHDGEDSDGLLEAGIRKKLIGIMSTYDLLDHYDHIHDKDNYIRHMSMNDPERPTKAVFSDKKLNRLWNQAEHGGFSPDELKMLREEFAHHQDKIDQYHALFEHVDNHRPAEHPKSLETDMLDLDEDMDLDRLNEDIIQKQHNQMLYKKSDILRHKHNELLDGYRELESKANKGPLHREFSHPKVEALWQTALHGNFSHSELDSLKLELKHYQKRLNHLQKLQHERNVLDKLNRQKNDDERSREAINLDVTIEDHAAKVFNIHRQLEDKIASKHNEL, encoded by the exons ATGgaattaaagaaaaagaaacatGATGGTGAAGATTCGGATGGTTTATTGGAGGCTGGAAtacgtaaaaaattaattggtaTCATGAGTACATATGATCTTCTAGATCATTACGATCATATTCACGATAAAGATAATTATATTCGACACATGTCGATGAATGATCCTGAACGTCCAACGAAAGCGGTATTTAGCgacaaaaaattgaatcgaTTATGGAATCAAGCTGAACATGGTGGATTTTCACCGGATGAATTGAAAATGTTACGAGAGGAATTTGCACACCATCAAGATAAAATTGATCAGTATCATGCGTTGTTTGAGCATGTCGATAATCACAGACCAGCAGAGCATCCAAAGTCTCTGGAAACAG atATGCTCGATTTGGACGAAGATATGGATTTGGATCGTTTAAATGAGGACATCATCCAAAAGCAACATAAtcaaatgttatataaaaaatcagATATTCTTCGACATAAACATAATGAATTATTGGATGGATATCGAGAATTAGAATCAAAGGCAAATAAAGGTCCTCTACATAGAGAATTTTCACATCCAAAAGTTGAAGCACTTTGGCAAACTGCGTTACATGGAAATTTTTCACATTCTGAATTGGATTCACTTAAG TTGGAGTTGAAACACTATCAAAAACGATtaaatcatttacaaaaattacaacatGAACGTAATGTACTCGATAAACTAAATCGTCAAAAGAATGACGATGAAAGATCACGTGAAGCAATCAATTTGGATGTAACCATTGAAGATCATGCAgccaaagtttttaatattcatagacAATTGGAAGATAAAATCGCTAGTAAACATAATGAATTATAA
- the LOC123304950 gene encoding alpha-2-macroglobulin receptor-associated protein isoform X1, translating into MFNQFTIILILSVIFSCFAIEKYQKPEQEDANGLPSLSLRTLQKPFRMAKLNLLFSKAQHRLPEEKLRRLFRELKLHDKEEMELKKKKHDGEDSDGLLEAGIRKKLIGIMSTYDLLDHYDHIHDKDNYIRHMSMNDPERPTKAVFSDKKLNRLWNQAEHGGFSPDELKMLREEFAHHQDKIDQYHALFEHVDNHRPAEHPKSLETDMLDLDEDMDLDRLNEDIIQKQHNQMLYKKSDILRHKHNELLDGYRELESKANKGPLHREFSHPKVEALWQTALHGNFSHSELDSLKLELKHYQKRLNHLQKLQHERNVLDKLNRQKNDDERSREAINLDVTIEDHAAKVFNIHRQLEDKIASKHNEL; encoded by the exons atgtttaatcaatttacaattatattaattttatctgtgattttttcttgttttgccattgaaaaatatcaaaaaccaGAACAAGAAGATGCTAATGGTTTACCATCACTTAGTTTACGTACTTTACAAAAACCGTTTAGAATggctaaattaaatttacttttttcaaaagctCAACAT CGTTTACCAGAAGAAAAACTCCGTCGATTATTTCGTGAATTAAAACTACACGACAAAGAGGAAATGgaattaaagaaaaagaaacatGATGGTGAAGATTCGGATGGTTTATTGGAGGCTGGAAtacgtaaaaaattaattggtaTCATGAGTACATATGATCTTCTAGATCATTACGATCATATTCACGATAAAGATAATTATATTCGACACATGTCGATGAATGATCCTGAACGTCCAACGAAAGCGGTATTTAGCgacaaaaaattgaatcgaTTATGGAATCAAGCTGAACATGGTGGATTTTCACCGGATGAATTGAAAATGTTACGAGAGGAATTTGCACACCATCAAGATAAAATTGATCAGTATCATGCGTTGTTTGAGCATGTCGATAATCACAGACCAGCAGAGCATCCAAAGTCTCTGGAAACAG atATGCTCGATTTGGACGAAGATATGGATTTGGATCGTTTAAATGAGGACATCATCCAAAAGCAACATAAtcaaatgttatataaaaaatcagATATTCTTCGACATAAACATAATGAATTATTGGATGGATATCGAGAATTAGAATCAAAGGCAAATAAAGGTCCTCTACATAGAGAATTTTCACATCCAAAAGTTGAAGCACTTTGGCAAACTGCGTTACATGGAAATTTTTCACATTCTGAATTGGATTCACTTAAG TTGGAGTTGAAACACTATCAAAAACGATtaaatcatttacaaaaattacaacatGAACGTAATGTACTCGATAAACTAAATCGTCAAAAGAATGACGATGAAAGATCACGTGAAGCAATCAATTTGGATGTAACCATTGAAGATCATGCAgccaaagtttttaatattcatagacAATTGGAAGATAAAATCGCTAGTAAACATAATGAATTATAA
- the LOC123295044 gene encoding BRISC and BRCA1-A complex member 2-like — protein MPSEIEVFDDSILNKFPKELYNCLKELSKIKDDIAGTRLGQIQIKNINYSCIRSKIDDGKADRFTLSIPYANNILEWTILFDINNLNLGPDFQFDDVTFLSDPDFEIIKNNVPSWNQWDINNSKSLSKIIKELYDFYKQHQINLLNQDIETRPYFEYSCLVGEKVVQANHIEVLIQGDTVMFLIYLDIEYPDLPMHNEEMKNPNGDATFLYVKFTKPNTITSKLYLTPRIEQVLGDQTNQRIPSLTSDSNCLLDYVPQVKKWLKERLEQVALNYKKSQEFISTVLLYYKSNIIEYDAVGFSKVVLLFETKGFYWMLTITLGKKFPADKPKYLYTSVNHLVYESVFSETLGNDYSYNPRWDANLMLEKAMSCILKNIDNFRSTAMAKSTI, from the exons ATGCCATCAGAAATCGAAGTATTCGATGATagtatattgaataaatttccaaaagaattatacaattgtttaaaagaattatcaaaaatcaaagATGATATTGccg gaACACGTTTAGGacaaattcaaataaagaatattaattatagttGTATTCGAAGTAAAATTGATGATGGAAAAGCTGATCGTTTTACATTATCAATACCgtatgcaaataatattttagaatggaccatattatttgatatcaataatttaaatctcGGACCAGATTTTCAATTTGATGATGTTACATTTTTATCTGATCcagattttgaaattattaaaaataatgtaccgAGTTGGAATCAATGGGATATCAATAATTCGAAAtctttaagtaaaattattaaagaattatatgatttttataaacaacatcAG ataaatttattgaatcaagATATTGAAACTCGAccatattttgaatattcatgTTTAGTTGGTGAAAAAGTTGTACAGGCAAATCATATTGAAGTTTTGATACAGGGTGATACAGTTATGTTTCTTATTTATTTGGATATCGAATACCCAGATTTACCAAT GCATAATGAAGAAATGAAAAATCCCAATGGAGATGcaacatttttatatgtaaaatttacaaaaccaaATACAATcacatcaaaattatatttaacgcCACGTATTGAACAAGTATTGGGTGATCAAACAAATCAACGTATACCATCATTAACAAGCGATTCAAATTGTTTATTAGATTATGTGCCACAAGTGAAAAAATGGTTAAAGGAGCGATTAGAACAAGTTGCActtaactataaaaagagtcAAGAATTTATTAGTACGGTTCTGttatattataaatcaaatattattgaatacgATGCTGTTGGATTTAGtaaagttgttttattattcgaaACAAAAGGATTTTATTGGATGCTAACGATCACTTTAG gaaAGAAATTTCCAGCTGATAAACCTAAATATTTGTACACATCTGTAAACCATTTAGTATATGAATCAGTATTTTCAGAAACTTTGGGCAACGATTATTCTTATAATCCACGTTGGGATGCAAATTTAATGTTGGAGAAAGCAATGAGTTGTattctgaaaaatattgataatttcaGAAGTACAGCGATGGCTAAAAGcactatataa
- the LOC123305184 gene encoding ER membrane protein complex subunit 2-like: MGYNCEDLSWTEAKELFRVWRDDNERRSEDIIELWENVLEDKVNKLGNEKFVILEQVVIAALDCHRISLAEHCIVQLSLQFPRSLRVLKLKAMILEAQERYDQALELLDTIIKRDETNSGPRKRRIAILEARGRIPEAIKELTEYLKRFMSDQEGWHELCNLYLQEQDYAKAAFCMEELVLHHPHNHLVHQRLAEIKYTQGGHENMEIARAYFLQALKLNSNNMRALYGVFLTSNNIATSQKCPAPKKKEANKLMQWALSKIREKYAAVDKKNSSNVVASLESMMASVQIN; this comes from the exons atgggCTATAATTGCGAAGATTTATCGTGGACAG AAGCCAAAGAGTTATTTCGAGTTTGGCGTGACGACAATGAACGTCGAAGTGAGGATATTATTGAGCTATGGGAGAATGTCTTGGAAgacaaagttaataaattagGAAATGAAA aaTTCGTAATTTTGGAACAAGTGGTTATTGCCGCATTAGATTGTCATCGTATTTCTTTAGCCGAACATTGTATCGTACAATTATCTCTACAATTTCCACGTAGCTTACGTGTATTGAAATTGAAAGCGATGATTTTGGAAGCACAAGAACGTTACGATCAAGCATTGGAACTATTAGATACAATTATTAAACGAGATGAAACAAATAGTGGGCCACGTAAGCGTAGAATAGCGATTTTAGAGGCTAGAGGTCGAATTCCAGAGGCTATTAAAGAATTAACGGAGTATTTAAAAAG atTTATGTCAGATCAAGAAGGTTGGCATGAATTAtgcaatttatatttacaagaaCAAGATTACGCAAAAGCTGCATTCTGTATGGAGGAATTAGTTTTACATCATCCACATAATCATTTGGTGCATCAACGTTTGGCAGAAATTAAATATACGCAAGGTGGACATGAGAATATGGAAATTGCACGTGCTTATTTCTTACAAGCGTTAAAGCTCAATTCAAATAATATGCGTGCATTGTATGGAGTTTTCTTG ACATCGAACAACATTGCAACATCCCAAAAATGTCCAGCCCCAAAGAAAAAGGAAGCAAATAAGTTAATGCAATGGGCATTATCGAAAATACGTGAAAAGTATGCTGCAGTTGATAAGAAAAATTCATCAAATGTGGTTGCATCACTTGAAAGTATGATGGCATCTGtgcaaattaattaa
- the LOC123300418 gene encoding protein wings apart-like: MSRGYGKSYNRKGGVQTSIQFDTLFNENSNRPSAVRSAGTVGKWGITSFTSIRNANGLGVHREDVPQKRLRLDNDQNNKSNNDPFSFDNSVAAPAVIKPKKFFKSRNPDPPETGVRNDAALYTQKTDFTYTSTKKTRSKESKESKEIKEQPLPPPKKIVAPPKTSPRLNAPKKFYSSKNSTEKIEAKTISVPAISSNRRDHDSHKPPIVLRISKGKSRLLSDSDESTECTPSPTIVSVGLTSPSSKSEKSEKSEKSESSSKSPAHGRVTRSSRRNQQSDPESAGLSDSNDPFPSLFMSPRKSLDSEPQYIPAEEYELERKAIYENLLGAGSPTYTPIPTVAKSEEPEESLEEAAPAVNLPKTDVNCNSQQNNNTDLEEKPKEVEDKSAITEEETIKTMEIAEELLASTNIDLEAISPEKILEKIPKKSSFEQDWTSDSESDDTPSESLQDTASQNTETNISSQTETETKQEEEKPPDEQQEKVPPVKLVISKKKGSIFKSRSLVSGGTKKRHALYKHKWCDDKDAQSKTSTGSDSKTPESNVYEEMDFETTQLTRVTHWPGENADPMDEAEAITSIKCTKKAKGFYTVVRNVKKAHQIQEIGEFQEFNDDVDYILDALQDNNPVSTRCLSAITLATKCMTPAFRMHVRAHGTVAKFFKALHDSASDQSLGLCTATVMFVLSQDRLNMDLDRDCLELMLNLLESDVSHKNALDDCGLSTSQLDKNKQKVREICADIKSQGHALHLNLDNITVGQLAMETLLSLTSKRAGEWFKEELRELGGLEHIVKTICECCRQLSDYVGTWTDPLLDKLRKVDRCMRVLENVTHVNEENQIYILKYNNGAVLDTLVKLYRLCDAEIPLYPVTDIQDKEATGTIIREALLVTLKVLINLTHHFNSNSMGSSLLGSRQGIVDASLHLLLQVPNYIPEQKKFELSVLVLMLLINLIQHCDANKKLLLEAKAPSDFESIFPCDKSAIKALIEQFYAREQSARQAEQRTNAILDGEKDAETPDTQSKSQEEFIEETVHKLLQKAGTHMEHTMIASYIVLLLGYVIMDNEEYENHVRSSIPTHNFLPMHDLLVKFFNFMKMTASGEAVSVCHIKATEKVIKYLEKCDKKMEEKQQQLQQQQQSTSSSSPAHHNDDTDTSLLHNLNITSESEERHTITDTSSIDLDMSNLS; the protein is encoded by the exons atgtcacGAGGGTATGGTAAATCGTATAATCGTAAGGGCGGTGTTCAAACCAGTATTCAATTCGAcacattatttaatgaaaacagTAATCGTCCGTCTGCCGTACGATCGGCAGGAACTGTTGGTAAATGGGGAATAACATCATTTACATCAATACGAAATGCAAACGGTCTAGGAGTACATCGAGAAGATGTTCCACAAAAACGTTTACGTTTAGATAACGATCAAAATAACAAAAGCAACAATGATCCATTCTCGTTTGATAATTCAGTAGCGGCACCAGCGGTAATTAAAccgaaaaaattctttaaaagtcGTAATCCAGATCCCCCAGAGACAGGGGTCCGTAACGATGCCGCACTTTACACACAAAAAACCGATTTTACGTATACCTCAACCAAGAAAACGAGAAGTAAAGAAAGCAAGGAAAGTAAAGAAATCAAAGAGCAACCATTACCTCCGCCGAAGAAAATAGTTGCACCACCAAAAACCTCGCCACGTTTGAATGCACCTAAGAAATTTTATAGTTCGAAAAATTCCACGGAAAAAATTGAAGCAAAAACTATTAGTGTACCTGCAATCAGTTCAAATCGACGTGATCACGATTCTCATAAACCACCAATTGTGTTACGAATATCAAAAGGGAAATCACGATTACTTAGCGATTCAGATGAATCAACGGAATGTACACCAAGCCCAACAATTGTTAGTGTTGGTTTAACATCACCCAGTTCAAAATCAGAGAAATCCGAAAAATCAGAGAAATCTGAATCGAGTTCGAAGTCACCAGCCCATGGACGTGTGACCCGTTCGTCACGTCGTAATCAACAATCTGATCCAGAGAGTGCTGGGTTGTCAGATTCAAATGATCCATTCCCGTCGTTATTTATGTCACCACGAAAGAGTTTAGACTCGGAACCACAATATATACCTGCCGAAGAATATGAGTTGGAACGAAAAGCTATTTATGAGAATTTATTAGGAGCTGGTTCACCGACATATACACCAATACCAACTGTTGCAAAAAGTGAAGAACCTGAAGAATCACTTGAAGAAGCTGCGCCAGCGGTTAATTTACCTAAAACCGATGTTAATTGTAATtctcaacaaaataataatacag atttaGAAGAAAAACCGAAAGAGGTAGAAGATAAAAGTGCTATAACCGAAGAAGAAACCATAAAAACAATGGAAATAGCTGAAGAATTATTAGCAAGTACAAATATTGATTTGGAAGCAATATCACCTGAAAAAATATTAGAGAAAATACCAAAGAAAAGTAGTTTTGAACAAGATTGGACATCGGATAGTGAAAGTGATGACACACCTAGTGAATCCTTACAGGATACCGCATCACAGAACACAGAAACAAATATATCCAGTCAAACTGAAACGGAAACGAAACAAGAAGAGGAAAAACCACCAGACGAACAACAAGAAAAAGTACCCCCCGTTAAATTAGTTATATCGAAAAAGAAAGGTAGCATATTTAAGAGTCGATCGTTAGTATCGGGTGGTACGAAAAAACGGCACGCATTATACAAACATAAATGGTGTGATGACAAAGATGCACAATCGAAAACTTCAACAGGAAGTGATTCAAAAACACCGGAAAGTAATGTTTATGAAGAAATGGACTTTGAAACAACACAATTAACACGAGTTACACATTGGCCTGGTGAAAATGCTGATCCTATGGATGAGGCTGAAGCTATTACTAGTATTAAATGTACTAAGAAAGCTAAAGGA TTTTACACGGTTGTACGTAATGTGAAAAAAGCGCATCAAATACAAGAAATTGGTGAATTTCAAGAGTTCAATGACGACGTGGATTATATATTAGATGCTTTACAAGATAATAATCCAGTTAGTACACGATGTTTATCAGCCATCACATTAGCAACGAAATGTATGACACCTGCATTTAGGATGCATGTACGTGCCCACGGTACTGTTGCCAAATTCTTTAAGGCATTACATGATTCTGCAAGTGATCAG AGTTTAGGATTATGTACAGCCACTGTTATGTTTGTATTATCACAAGATCGTCTAAATATGGATTTAGATCGTGATTGTTTAGAATTAATGTTGAATCTCTTAGAGTCCGATGTAAGTCATAAAAACGCATTGGATGATTGTGGTCTAAGTACATCACAATTAGATAAGAACAAACAGAAAGTACGTGAAATATGTGCTGATATTAAGAGTCAAGGGCATGCGTTACATTTAAATTTGGATAATATTACTGTGGGTCAACTAGCCATGGAAACATTGTTAAGTTTAACATCGAAACGTGCTGGTGAATGGTTTAAAGAGGAATTACGTGAGCTTGGTGGTTTAGAACATATTGTTAAAACAATATGTGAATGTTGTCGACAATTATCTGATTATGTTGGAACGTGGACTGATCCATTATTGGATAAATTACGTAAAGTTGATCGATGTATGCGAGTATTAGAAaat gtaaCGCATGTAAATGAAGagaatcaaatatatatattgaaatataataatggtGCCGTTTTAGACACACTTGTTAAATTATATAGATTATGTGATGCTGAAATACCTTTGTATCCAGTTACTGATATACAAGATAAAGAAGCAACTGGTACTATAATACGTGAAGCATTACTTGTTACActcaaagttttaattaatttaacacatcattttaattctaatt CTATGGGCAGTTCGTTGCTTGGAAGTCGACAAGGTATTGTTGATGCaagtttacatttattattacaagttcCAAATTATATTCCAGAACAAAAGAAATTTGAACTTAGTGTTTTG gttttaatgttattaataaatttaatacaacaTTGTGacgcaaataaaaaattattattggaaGCAAAAGCTCCATCtgattttgaaagtattttcccCT GTGATAAAAGTGCGATAAAAGCATTAATTGAGCAGTTTTATGCTCGTGAACAATCAGCACGACAAGCTGAACAACGAACAAATGCTATATTGGATGGTGAAAAAGATGCTGAAACACCTGATACACAATCCAAATCTCAAGAAGAATTTATTGAAGAAACTGTTCATAAAT tgTTACAAAAAGCTGGTACACATATGGAACATACAATGATTGCATCATACATTGTACTTTTACTTGGTTATGTAATTATGGATAATGAAGAGTATGAAAATCATGTTCGATCATCAATACCAACGCACAATTTTCTACCAATGCACGATTTACttgttaaattctttaattttatgaaaatgactGCTTCG GGTGAGGCTGTTAGTGTTTGTCACATAAAAGCCAccgaaaaagtaataaaatatttagaaaaatgcgATAAGAAAATGGAAGAAAAACAACAGCAGCTTCAACAGCAACAACAATCAACATCGTCATCATCGCCAGCACATCATAACGATGACACTGATACGTCATTGTTACATAATctaaatataacaagtgaatcAGAAGAACGACACACTATAACTGACACGTCATCAATCGACTTAGATATGAGTAATCTATCATAG
- the LOC123298564 gene encoding protein Peter pan — MGKKKKGRSVKKNVQLQQTEPEELLKANHSFVIHRGLPGDHIVELTKDFRKVMEPFTASSLKERKKNTIKDFVSIAGVFHVSHLCVFSRTELGIYLKLARLPRGPTLSFKVHSFSLARDVVSSLKKQLVFEEAFKHSPLIILNNFSGEGMQMKLMATMFQNMFPTINLNTVNLNTIRRCVLMNYNSQTKLIDFRHYIIKAIPVGVSKGVKKVIQGKVPNLAKCNDISEFFTKTAYLSESEAEDDENSRVTLAQKLSTRGNMEGGESAIRLSEIGPRLTLQLIKVEDGLMDGEVLYHELVVKTEEEIAAVRKKRELKKKLKEKRKKIQEENQKKKEEQNNELKEKSLKGMGKDKKKPRLENDILMKRAQAESNEAVMGEDDDDAQYYREEVGEEPDQDLFSSQHPKRKFEPHYKSKTPRDSFEPKSILKKGYKNRNTSADSSEPKSILKKGFKNRNTSADENVPKSFLKKRFKNKDKTNSSNRDKRTIGGNPKKPGGRGGHPKYGFKAQREQENDTKPDKKLHKVKNGRINKNHKKKNKR; from the exons atgggTAAAAAGAAGAAAGGACGTAGTGTTAAAAAGAATGTTCAATTACAACAAACTGAACCAGAAGAATTATTAAAAGCAAATCATTCATTTGTAATACATCGTGGACTTCCTGGTGATCATATAGTTGAATTAACTAAAGATTTTCGTAAAGTCATGGAACCATTTACGGCATCCTCTTTAAAG gaGCGAAAAAAGAATACAATCAAAGATTTCGTTTCAATTGCTGGAGTATTTCATGTATCACATTTATGTGTATTCTCTCGTACAGAGCTGgggatatatttaaaattggcaCGTTTACCGAGAGGACCAACACTCTCATTTAAAGTGCATAGTTTTTCGTTGGCTCGTGATGTTGTTTCATCATTAAAGAAACAATTAGTGTTTGAAGAAGCTTTTAAACATTCTCcgttgattattttaaataattttagtgggGAAGGTATGCAAATGAAATTGATGGCAACGATGTTCCAAAATATGTTTCCgactattaatttaaatact gtaaatttaaatactattCGACGATGTGTATTAATGAATTACAattcacaaacaaaattaatcgaTTTTCGACATTACATCATTAAAGCTATACCAGTTGGTGTATCGAAAGGTGTTAAGAAGGTCATACAAGGAAAAGTTCCAAACTTAGCTAAATGCAATGATATATCTGAATTTTTCACCAA aaccgCTTATTTATCTGAAAGTGAGGCTGAAGATGATGAAAATAGTCGAGTAACATTAGCACAGAAATTATCTACACGAGGTAACATGGAAGGTGGGGAGTCTGCAATTCGTTTAAGTGAAATTGGACCACGTCTAACGTTACAATTAATCAAAGTTGAAGATGGTTTAATGGACGGAGaagttttataccatgaatTAGTTGTTAAAACTGAAGAAGAAATTGCAGCAGTTCGTAAAAAACGTGAATTAAAGAA aaaattgaaagaaaaacgtaagaaaattcaagaagaaaatcaaaagaaaaaagaagaacaaaataatgaattaaaagaaaaatcattgaaGGGAATGGGAAAAGATAAGAAAAAACCTAGATTagaaaatgatatattaatgaAACGTGCACAAGCTGAAAGTAATGAAGCTGTTATGGGAGAAGATGATGACGATGCTCAATATTATCGTGAGGAAGTTGGTGAAGAGCCTGATCAAG atTTATTCTCATCACAGCACCCAAAACGTAAATTTGAACCACACTATAAATCCAAAACACCAAGAGATTCCTTTGAaccaaaatcaatattaaaaaaaggatacaaaaatcgaaatacaTCAGCTGATTCCAGCGAACccaaatcaatattaaaaaaaggatttaaaaaCCGCAATACATCCGCTGATGAAAATGTACCGAAATCATTCcttaaaaaacgttttaaaaataaagataaaacaaataGTTCGAATCGTGATAAACGAACAATTGGTGGAAATCCTAAAAAACCAGGTGGTCGTGGTGGTCATCCAAAATACGGTTTTAAGGCACAACGTGAACAAGAAAATGATACTAAAcctgataaaaaattacataaagttaaaaatggaAGAATTAATAAGAATCACAAGAAGAAGAATAAACGATAA